From one Halosimplex rubrum genomic stretch:
- a CDS encoding ABC transporter permease, which translates to MSPDTGTTGASADTARAVPDRDPGRLARLSTAVGRRAVTALIGVTVVFLVAPVALTLVASFAGDWTGVLPRGLGTLDNWRHVLGLQQTVGAQRALGSATIALPGGYSVTIMGASLVFSLVIALCGVLINLVVGVPIAYAVTRYDFPGVGWLNTAAVLPLVPGVILGIAFLRTYPGLPSAAALVIGYSLLKIPYMILAVQSSFESMDLRQLEESARSLGASWPRTFLTVIVPSAKRGILSGAIVCWTLAAAEFNFSYMVYSRGPRPFSIFLYNNITNSSILQTAAAVSLYFLIVAGVTVALQATGQRGFSIGGVR; encoded by the coding sequence ATGAGTCCCGACACCGGGACGACCGGCGCGAGCGCGGACACCGCGCGGGCGGTTCCCGACCGCGACCCCGGCCGGCTCGCCCGGCTCTCGACGGCGGTCGGTCGCCGGGCGGTCACGGCGCTGATCGGCGTGACCGTCGTCTTCCTCGTCGCCCCGGTCGCGCTCACGCTCGTCGCCTCGTTCGCCGGCGACTGGACGGGCGTCCTCCCGCGGGGCCTGGGCACGCTCGACAACTGGCGCCACGTCCTCGGTCTCCAGCAGACGGTCGGCGCACAGCGGGCGCTCGGCAGCGCGACGATCGCCCTACCCGGCGGCTATTCGGTGACGATCATGGGCGCCTCGCTGGTGTTCAGCCTCGTGATCGCGCTCTGCGGGGTGTTGATCAACCTCGTCGTCGGCGTGCCGATCGCCTACGCCGTGACCCGCTACGACTTCCCCGGCGTCGGCTGGCTGAACACGGCCGCCGTCCTCCCGCTGGTCCCGGGCGTAATCTTAGGCATCGCCTTCCTGCGGACCTACCCGGGCCTCCCGAGCGCGGCGGCGCTGGTGATCGGCTACTCGCTGCTGAAGATCCCCTACATGATCCTCGCGGTCCAGTCGTCGTTCGAGTCGATGGACCTGCGCCAGTTAGAGGAGAGCGCCCGCTCGCTCGGGGCCTCCTGGCCGCGAACCTTCCTCACCGTCATCGTCCCCAGCGCCAAGCGGGGGATCCTCTCGGGGGCGATCGTCTGCTGGACGCTCGCGGCCGCGGAGTTCAACTTCTCGTACATGGTGTACTCGCGGGGCCCGCGGCCGTTCTCCATCTTCCTCTACAACAACATCACCAACAGCAGCATCCTGCAGACGGCGGCGGCCGTCTCGCTGTACTTCCTGATCGTGGCCGGCGTCACCGTCGCGCTGCAGGCGACCGGCCAGCGCGGTTTCTCCATCGGAGGCGTCAGATAA